The proteins below are encoded in one region of Sminthopsis crassicaudata isolate SCR6 chromosome 1, ASM4859323v1, whole genome shotgun sequence:
- the LOC141549854 gene encoding NTF2-related export protein 2 produces the protein MEMASSLDFKIYVDQACRAAEEFVNIYYDTIDKRRRVLTRLYLNSATLIWNGNAISGQDALNEFFEMLPSSEFHISVLDCQPVHEQATQSQTTILVVTCGTVKFDGNKQRYFNQNFLLTAQATPNNTVWKIASDCFRFQD, from the coding sequence atggaaatggcatCATCTTTGGATTTTAAGATCTATGTGGACCAGGCATGTAGAGCCGCTGAAGAATTTGTTAATATTTACTATGACACCATTGATAAGAGGAGAAGGGTACTGACTAGATTATACCTGAACAGTGCCACTTTGATTTGGAATGGAAATGCTATTTCTGGACAAGATGCTCTGAATGAATTTTTTGAGATGTTGCCTTCCAGTGAGTTCCATATCAGTGTGTTAGATTGCCAACCTGTTCATGAGCAAGCTACTCAGAGCCAAACCACCATCCTCGTGGTGACCTGTGGGACTGTGAAGTTTGATGGGAATAAACAGCGCTATTTCAACCAGAACTTCCTGTTGACAGCACAAGCCACACCTAACAACACAGTATGGAAGATTGCAAGTGATTGCTTCCGCTTCCAGGATTGA